A genomic region of Armatimonadota bacterium contains the following coding sequences:
- the trmD gene encoding tRNA (guanosine(37)-N1)-methyltransferase TrmD: protein MRIDVLTLFPGMFAGPLDDSIVGRARERRLVEIRLLNIRDYSTERQHIVDDYPYGGGGGMVMKPEPVFAAVAAARCAGECRERVVLMSPQGRRLDQAAVAALVAYEHLIIVCGHYEGVDERVREHLVDEEISIGDYVVTGGELPAMVVMDAVVRMLPGALGAEHGAASDSFAGGLLEHPHYTRPAGFRGWKVPEVLLSGNHEAIRRWRREMSLRRTHARRPDLLESAELSAEDRELLEMIEGEWHLGAPSEET, encoded by the coding sequence ATGCGGATTGACGTGCTGACGCTGTTTCCGGGGATGTTCGCGGGCCCGCTCGACGACAGCATCGTTGGGCGCGCGCGTGAGCGGCGCCTGGTCGAGATCCGCTTGCTCAATATCCGCGACTACAGCACGGAGCGCCAGCACATCGTTGACGACTACCCCTACGGCGGCGGGGGCGGCATGGTGATGAAGCCGGAGCCGGTTTTCGCCGCCGTCGCCGCCGCGCGCTGCGCGGGCGAGTGCCGCGAGCGCGTGGTGCTGATGTCGCCGCAGGGGCGGCGGCTGGATCAGGCCGCGGTCGCCGCGCTCGTCGCCTACGAGCACCTGATCATCGTCTGCGGCCACTACGAAGGCGTGGACGAGCGCGTGCGCGAGCACCTGGTGGACGAGGAGATATCCATCGGCGACTACGTTGTCACCGGGGGTGAGCTGCCGGCGATGGTGGTCATGGACGCCGTCGTGCGCATGCTGCCCGGGGCGCTGGGGGCGGAGCATGGAGCGGCGAGCGATTCATTTGCTGGCGGACTGCTGGAGCATCCGCATTACACGCGTCCCGCGGGATTCCGCGGCTGGAAGGTGCCCGAGGTTCTGCTGTCGGGCAACCACGAAGCGATCCGCCGCTGGCGTCGCGAAATGAGCCTGCGCCGAACTCATGCGCGCCGGCCCGATCTGCTGGAGAGCGCCGAGCTGAGCGCAGAGGATCGCGAATTGCTGGAGATGATCGAGGGCGAGTGGCACCTGGGAGCGCCGTCCGAGGAGACCTGA
- a CDS encoding amidohydrolase family protein, producing MPIIDIHAHYGNWVWPVRAQALDEMRAQMKRFAITRACVASSVAIMGELAEGNAAVAEAVAECEDLRAWCVINPNFLELSLEQIQKYVRQDRCVGAKMHAAYHMQPLHSPLTEQLVKAMLRYDKPLLVQVRGEADLAGLDALAAQFPSCRMIIGNMAGPHWQIAARLARTRTNLVLDCGGPCADRDKIAYAMEQAGPNRVVFGTDQPLAHPVFSIGAVRDAALSPAQKDAILQGNAQRLFGL from the coding sequence GTGCCGATCATTGATATCCACGCGCACTACGGGAACTGGGTGTGGCCGGTGCGGGCGCAAGCGCTGGACGAGATGCGCGCACAGATGAAACGGTTCGCCATCACCCGCGCGTGCGTCGCCAGCTCGGTGGCGATCATGGGCGAACTGGCGGAGGGCAACGCCGCGGTGGCGGAGGCGGTGGCGGAGTGCGAAGACCTGCGCGCCTGGTGCGTGATCAACCCCAACTTCCTCGAGCTGTCGCTGGAGCAAATCCAGAAATACGTGCGGCAGGACCGTTGTGTCGGCGCGAAAATGCATGCCGCCTACCACATGCAGCCGCTGCACTCGCCGCTGACGGAGCAGTTGGTCAAGGCGATGCTGCGCTATGACAAACCGCTGCTGGTGCAGGTGCGCGGTGAAGCGGATCTGGCGGGGCTGGACGCCCTCGCCGCGCAGTTCCCGAGCTGTCGCATGATCATCGGCAACATGGCGGGCCCGCACTGGCAGATCGCGGCCCGCTTGGCGCGCACGCGCACCAACCTCGTGCTCGACTGCGGCGGCCCCTGCGCCGACCGCGACAAGATCGCCTACGCCATGGAGCAGGCGGGCCCCAACCGCGTCGTCTTCGGCACCGACCAGCCACTCGCTCACCCGGTTTTTTCCATCGGCGCCGTGCGCGACGCGGCGCTGTCGCCCGCGCAAAAGGACGCCATACTCCAGGGCAATGCTCAGCGGCTCTTCGGCCTATGA
- the rimM gene encoding ribosome maturation factor RimM (Essential for efficient processing of 16S rRNA), translated as MSSKFASPGDDAQRAHAGARCDLAVGRIGAPHGVRGQVRVEPLTDYPERFARLGEVCLELSDGRRRRAVVEGGSPGARGRVVLKFKGCDDRAAVEDLRGAYVLIPRAEAVELPSGHYFVDDIVGLEVVTTSGERLGAVREVIRTGANDVYVTDRGMVPATREVVRRIDLAAGAMVVELPEEI; from the coding sequence TTGTCGTCGAAATTCGCGAGCCCGGGGGATGATGCGCAGCGCGCGCACGCGGGCGCGCGCTGCGACCTGGCGGTGGGGCGGATCGGCGCGCCGCACGGCGTGCGCGGTCAAGTGCGAGTGGAGCCGCTGACCGACTACCCGGAGCGATTCGCGCGGCTGGGCGAGGTGTGCCTGGAGCTGAGCGATGGCCGCCGGCGTCGGGCGGTGGTCGAGGGGGGGTCACCCGGGGCGCGCGGGCGCGTGGTGCTGAAGTTCAAGGGCTGCGATGACCGCGCTGCGGTCGAGGATCTGCGCGGCGCCTATGTGCTGATCCCGCGCGCGGAGGCGGTTGAGCTGCCGTCGGGCCACTACTTTGTGGATGACATTGTGGGGCTGGAGGTGGTGACCACCAGCGGCGAGCGGCTGGGCGCGGTGCGGGAGGTGATACGCACCGGCGCCAACGATGTTTACGTGACCGACCGCGGGATGGTGCCGGCGACGCGCGAGGTGGTGCGCCGGATAGATCTCGCGGCGGGGGCGATGGTGGTGGAGCTGCCGGAGGAGATATGA
- the rplS gene encoding 50S ribosomal protein L19, producing the protein MGHPIIAELEKEQLKADVPEFGPGDTVRVHLRITEGGRERTQAFEGTVIRRGNAGINERFTVRRVAHGVGVERTFPVHSPRVERIEVLRRGKVRRARLYYLRRKIGRAGRIKEAR; encoded by the coding sequence ATGGGCCATCCGATAATCGCGGAACTGGAGAAGGAGCAACTCAAGGCCGACGTGCCCGAGTTCGGCCCCGGCGATACCGTGCGCGTGCATCTGCGCATCACCGAGGGCGGTCGCGAGCGCACACAGGCATTCGAGGGCACGGTCATCCGCCGCGGCAACGCGGGAATCAACGAGCGTTTCACCGTGCGCCGTGTCGCCCATGGCGTGGGGGTGGAGCGCACCTTCCCCGTGCACTCGCCGCGGGTGGAGCGCATCGAGGTGCTGCGGCGCGGCAAGGTGCGCCGGGCCCGACTCTACTACCTGCGCCGGAAGATCGGCCGCGCCGGTCGTATCAAGGAGGCCCGCTGA
- a CDS encoding ribonuclease HII yields the protein MPADTAESAVRDGAQSAARRRSRAARKAARTRAENARLAALWRYERELWSAGHRFIAGVDESGVGPLAGPVVAAAVILPPDFRAPGLWECKRLAADKRPQFHALIVQRALAVGVAVVDVDELDRINIHQAGLKAMRAALDQLEAAPDCALVDGFAIPGLAFFQRPIIDGDASSMSIAAASVVAKVTRDRIMERLDRLYPGYAFARHKGYATREHREALARLGPCPVHRRSFGPVREWMAG from the coding sequence TTGCCCGCTGACACGGCCGAGAGTGCGGTCCGGGACGGCGCGCAATCCGCCGCGCGCAGGCGCTCCCGGGCCGCGCGCAAGGCGGCGCGCACCCGCGCCGAGAATGCGCGCCTGGCGGCGCTGTGGCGCTACGAGCGCGAGCTGTGGAGCGCCGGGCATCGGTTCATCGCCGGCGTGGATGAATCTGGAGTGGGCCCCCTGGCGGGGCCGGTGGTGGCGGCGGCGGTGATTTTGCCGCCGGATTTCCGGGCGCCAGGCCTGTGGGAGTGCAAGCGACTCGCCGCTGACAAACGCCCGCAGTTCCACGCGCTGATCGTCCAGCGCGCTCTCGCCGTGGGAGTCGCCGTGGTGGACGTGGACGAACTCGACCGCATCAACATCCATCAGGCCGGGCTCAAGGCCATGCGCGCGGCGCTGGACCAACTCGAGGCGGCGCCCGACTGCGCGCTGGTTGACGGGTTCGCGATCCCCGGCCTCGCCTTTTTCCAGCGGCCCATCATTGACGGCGACGCCTCCAGCATGTCCATCGCGGCGGCCTCGGTCGTCGCCAAGGTTACCCGCGACCGCATCATGGAGCGCCTCGATCGCCTCTACCCGGGATATGCGTTCGCCCGCCACAAGGGCTACGCCACGCGTGAGCACCGCGAGGCGCTCGCACGGCTGGGGCCGTGTCCGGTGCACCGGCGATCCTTCGGCCCGGTGCGGGAATGGATGGCGGGCTAG
- the lepB gene encoding signal peptidase I, producing the protein MLNLDSPWQIVAIVAAVGLLRVMYTVWKDAPSRALMLELADSLLIAFALVFFLVKPFVVAAFYIPSESMLPTLRPNDRVLVNKFILHLTAPRRQDIIVFEAPREAVGDGVQKDFIKRLIGLPGDTVEVRSYDGVYVNGVKLDEPYIDALHMADYDFPVDKEGRRLPPHKVPLGHYLVMGDNRNDSNDSHRWGDLPAQNVLGKAMVIFWPPGRTRLAR; encoded by the coding sequence ATGCTGAACCTGGATTCCCCATGGCAGATCGTCGCCATCGTCGCCGCAGTGGGACTGTTGCGCGTGATGTACACGGTGTGGAAGGACGCCCCCTCCCGCGCACTCATGCTGGAGCTGGCGGACTCGCTGCTGATCGCCTTCGCGCTGGTGTTCTTCCTCGTCAAGCCGTTCGTGGTGGCGGCGTTCTACATCCCCTCCGAGTCCATGCTGCCGACGCTGCGCCCCAATGACCGCGTGCTGGTCAACAAGTTCATCCTTCACCTGACCGCGCCGCGCCGCCAGGACATCATCGTCTTCGAGGCCCCGCGCGAGGCGGTGGGCGACGGCGTGCAGAAGGACTTCATCAAGCGCTTGATCGGCCTGCCCGGCGATACGGTCGAGGTGCGCAGCTACGATGGAGTGTATGTCAACGGCGTCAAGCTGGACGAGCCTTACATTGATGCGCTGCACATGGCGGATTATGACTTCCCAGTAGATAAAGAGGGGCGGCGTCTGCCGCCGCACAAGGTGCCGCTCGGGCACTACCTCGTCATGGGCGACAACCGCAACGACAGCAATGACAGCCACCGCTGGGGCGACCTTCCCGCGCAGAACGTTCTGGGCAAGGCGATGGTGATCTTCTGGCCGCCGGGGAGGACCCGGCTTGCCCGCTGA
- a CDS encoding tyrosine recombinase, whose protein sequence is MTELHPEARHALDAFLDHLALERGLAHNTIAAYRRDLEGHLGFLADIGVSDPRAAGESHLLRYLGRLRRAGAAPATVVRKLSAMRSFYRHLAQEKTIASDPTAGLESHRLEARLPAVLSLDQVEAILSKPDTATPRGLRDRALLELLYACGLRASELVELEVGDLNLKLGFVRCMGKGSKERIIPLGSKAIQALESYLGARKTDSTALFPGRRRGKLTRVACWQIVKRYAARAGVTTPVSPHTLRHSFATHLLERGADLRAIQEMLGHADIS, encoded by the coding sequence ATGACCGAACTCCACCCCGAGGCGCGGCACGCGCTGGACGCCTTCCTCGACCACCTCGCCCTCGAGCGCGGGCTGGCCCACAACACCATCGCCGCCTACCGTCGCGACCTCGAGGGGCATCTCGGCTTCCTGGCGGACATCGGCGTCAGCGACCCCCGGGCGGCCGGCGAGTCCCACCTGCTGCGTTATCTCGGCCGGTTGCGCCGGGCCGGGGCCGCGCCGGCGACGGTAGTGCGCAAGCTGTCGGCCATGAGGTCCTTCTACCGCCACCTGGCGCAGGAGAAGACGATCGCCTCCGATCCCACCGCCGGTCTCGAATCGCACCGCCTGGAAGCGCGGCTGCCCGCAGTGCTATCGCTCGACCAGGTCGAGGCGATACTGTCCAAGCCCGACACCGCGACTCCGCGCGGGCTGCGGGACCGGGCGCTGCTCGAGCTGCTCTATGCCTGCGGCCTGCGCGCGTCCGAACTGGTGGAGCTGGAGGTGGGGGATCTCAACCTCAAGCTCGGCTTCGTGCGCTGCATGGGCAAGGGCTCGAAGGAGCGCATCATCCCGCTGGGGAGCAAGGCCATCCAGGCTCTCGAATCCTATCTCGGTGCGCGCAAGACCGATTCGACCGCCCTCTTCCCGGGTCGCCGGCGCGGCAAGCTGACGCGCGTAGCATGCTGGCAGATCGTCAAGCGCTACGCCGCCCGGGCCGGGGTGACCACCCCCGTGTCGCCCCACACGCTGCGCCATTCCTTTGCCACTCACCTGCTGGAGCGGGGGGCGGATCTGCGCGCGATCCAGGAGATGCTCGGCCACGCCGACATCTCCA
- a CDS encoding amidohydrolase family protein: MSEAAIRDINTVFGFWTSRPVDVSLETLCGILDKHKVTRAATLSTVGVFVDSRRGNDRTWQAAQEHPQLLPVATFDPRGGIGCLGEMAERAEQGFRIFALFPETQGWSLDHACCAEVLRLAGETGIPVMAEAASPGAPTRIGRLAEQYGVRVILSQVSLRNLGETMMVMKSTPNVFVETHILASSDGIELVVDEIGSDRLLFGSGAPLQYFSSAYLRLRFADLTASDKAAVLGANFARLLEQT, translated from the coding sequence ATGTCTGAAGCGGCGATTAGGGATATAAACACCGTTTTCGGCTTCTGGACGAGTCGCCCGGTGGACGTGTCCCTGGAGACCTTGTGCGGCATATTGGACAAGCACAAGGTCACCCGCGCGGCGACGTTATCCACAGTAGGTGTTTTCGTGGACTCGCGCCGTGGAAACGACCGCACCTGGCAGGCGGCGCAGGAGCATCCGCAGTTGCTGCCCGTGGCCACGTTCGACCCACGGGGCGGCATCGGGTGCCTGGGTGAGATGGCGGAGCGCGCCGAGCAGGGCTTCCGCATCTTCGCGCTGTTCCCGGAGACGCAGGGATGGTCGCTTGATCACGCCTGCTGCGCGGAAGTGCTGCGCCTTGCCGGCGAGACGGGAATCCCCGTGATGGCCGAGGCCGCCAGCCCCGGCGCGCCGACGCGCATCGGCCGGCTCGCGGAGCAGTACGGCGTGCGCGTCATCCTCTCGCAGGTCAGCCTTCGCAACCTGGGCGAGACCATGATGGTCATGAAGAGCACCCCCAACGTATTCGTGGAGACGCACATACTCGCCTCCAGCGACGGCATCGAGCTGGTGGTGGATGAGATCGGCAGCGACCGCTTGCTGTTCGGGTCGGGCGCCCCGCTGCAGTACTTCTCCAGCGCATATCTGCGCTTGCGCTTTGCCGACCTGACCGCGAGCGACAAGGCGGCGGTGCTGGGCGCGAACTTCGCCCGCCTGCTGGAGCAGACATGA